A region of the Rhizobium binae genome:
TGAACCGGCAATGACTGCCGCCTGGCTTCCGGGTTCCCCAATGTAGAGAGAATAGCTCGATGTGCACTCGGCTGGCGCGCCTGACGGCTGCCCGCGGGAGGAGTAGTGTATGAAAGGCCCGGAACGCGATGTTGATTGACAAGATTCTTTCCCGCTTCAAGATCAAGACGAAGGTTCTGATCTTCGTTCTGCCGTTCGTTGTGACCATTTCGGCGGTGGGCCTGACGGGCCTTTATGCTTCCGGACTGCTGCAGGGCCGCATGGAAATCTCCAACAGCGTGCTGCAGTCGCTGAGTGGGTTCAAGGATCTCTACGGTTCGATGGACGACTTCCTGCGCATCACCAGCCAGCAGGCGCGCGACAAGCTGCTCACCGATCTGAAGACCCAGCAGGGCGTGCTTGACCAGACGCTGAGCCAGGTGGGCGAAGAGGCTTCCGGCCGCGACAGCCTTGCCGAGGCCTCCCGCCGCACCAAGGATATTTCAGGTGTCGTCGACAAGCTCTGGGCCCTGCATGAGCAGGAAGAGGCGCTGCATCAGCAGATCGACGCGGCGCAGAAGAGCCTGATCAGCACCCGCTTCACGGTCTCCTACCAGGCCGAGGAATTGCAGACGGCGCTGCAGAGCGACGAAAGCGCCGCCACCGTCACCCTTCGCACCGCCGACCGCCTGCTGAAAGGCGGCGATTTCCTCGGCACCGTCGCCAGCGGCTTCAGCAAGCCCCAGACGCCCCAGGACAAGATCGCCTTCATCAACGAGCAGATGCCGGAGATCATCAAGGCCCAGCGCCTGATCGCCATTTCGGTCCCGACCAACCAGAAAAACGTCATCGACGCCCTGGCTGCGACCATCGACGGCATCAAGGCGATTGCCCAGATGCCCGCTCCGACCGACGAGAACGTCGCCGAACTCGGCCGTCTCGTCTCCCGCTTCCGCCAGACCTCGACCTATACGCAGCTGACCGCGACGCAGAAAATGCGCGAGGCGACCCAGCGGTTTGCCGAGCTCGAAGGCCGCATCGCCCAGACCAACTCCGTCCTTCAGGACACGCGGCGCCTGGAAAATTCCGTCTATGCGCTGCAGATCGTGCTGTCCGATTTCCTCTCCAATTCGAGCAAGGATAACCTCGTGCGCCTGCAGCAGCAGGCCGGCACGCTCGGCAAGGATATGCAGGTGCTGACCACCAGCGCCAAGGGCATGGGCTTTGCCGAAGGCATCTCCGAGGCGATCCAGCCGGCCCTCGACGCCATTTCCGGCGGCGGCTCGAAGATCGTCGATACGATCGGCGAGCGCGTCACGGCTTATGCCGCCGCCCGCCAGGAGCTCGACCAGATCTGGACGAAGCTGACCGATTTCGCCGAGCTGCAGAAGCAGACTGCCGGCACCGAGCGCACCCAGGCAAACAGCATCTCGGTCCTGACCACTGGCCTCGGCATCCTGCTGTCGATCCTCGGCGGCATCGCCCTGGTGCTGACGCTGCAGCGCCCGATCAGCCAGATCACCGCCGCCATGCGCCGCATCGCCGAAGGGGCGCTGGATACCAGCATTTCAGGCGAGCAGCGCTACGACGAAATCGGCGACATGGCCCGCGCGCTCGGCATCTTCAAGGAAAATGCCATCTCGAAGATCCGGATCGAGGAGCAGAGCGACGAGGAGCGCGCCGCCGCCGAACACGAGCGCCAGCGCAACGACGCCGAAAAGCGCGAGATGGACCGGCAGATCGAATTTGCGGTCAATGAGCTCGCCGCCGGCCTCGAGCGCATGTCGCAGGGCGATATCTCGACGACCATCGAAACGCCCTTCATCGGCCGCCTCGAACAGCTGCGTCAGGATTTCAACGGTTCGATGCTGCGCCTGCAGGCGACGATGAGCCAGATCCGCGACAATGTCGAGCTGATCCAGGGCAACGGCAACCAGATGGCCCAGTCGGCCGAGGATCTCTCCAAGCGCACCGAACAGCAGGCGGCTTCGCTCGAAGAGACTGCCGCTGCCGTCGATCAGATCACCGTCACGGTCCGCTCCTCGGCCGAACGCGCCAAGGATGCCGACCAGATCGTCCGCCAGGCCAAGCGCAGCGCCGACGATTCCGCCGTCGTCGTCAGCAATGCGATCGACGCGATGGGTCGCATCGAGGATGCCGCGCGGCAGATCGAGCAGATCATCGGCGTCATCGACGAGATCGCCTTCCAGACCAATTTGCTGGCCCTCAACGCCGGCATCGAAGCGGCGCGCGCCGGCGAGGCCGGCAAGGGTTTCGCCGTCGTCGCCATGGAAGTCCGCGAACTCGCCCAGCGCTCCGCCGCCGCGGCGCAGGAGATCAAGGGACTGATCAACAAGTCGACCAACGAGGTCAGCTCCGGCTCGCAATTCGTGCAGGAGACCGGCACGGTGCTCGCCAAGATCAGCGCCCAGATCGTCACGATCAGCCAGCATGTCGAGATGATCGCCCGCGCCAGCCACGACCAATCCAACGCGCTGCAGAGCGTCAACTCGACCGTCAATCAGATGGACCAGATGACGCAGAAGAATGCTGCCATGGTCGAGGAAACGACCGCCGCCAGCCGCGAACTGGCCGACGAGGCCGATGCGCTGCGCCGCCTCATCCAGCAGTTCAAGATTGACGGCGGGGCGGGCGAAGCGCCGGTCTACCGCGCCGCCTGATCAACGCTAGATTTCCGTTCTTTCGACGGCCCCGGTTTTCCGGGGCCGTTTGCATATCGGGACGGCCACGATCAGCCGCCTTGGCAGGCCAATCGGAATGTCCGAGGGGCTAGCCCGCCCAATTCAGATTTACGGAAAATTTTCCTTAACGCTTTTCCTCTAATTTAGCCCTCATTGTACCGCCGGGGATTTTCATGCCGCGCCTTTTCTTTACATCCATCGTCCGTCAGATCGTTGCGATCACACTGTTTCTGCTGGCGATCAGCACGGCGGCCATCGTCGGCGTGACCTATTACAATCTGAGCCGCAACGTGATGGATGGCGCCGTCTCCGACGCCAGGGACGCCGCCCGGGCCATGGCCGTCCTCTACGGCGCGGCCGATCAGGCTGCGAAGGTCGAGGTGAAGGACAACAAGCTCTCCGCCGTCACCGAAGAGGCCATTCCGGCCCTTGCCGATCATTCGCTGGTCGACCGCACCGCCCAGTC
Encoded here:
- a CDS encoding methyl-accepting chemotaxis protein, which encodes MLIDKILSRFKIKTKVLIFVLPFVVTISAVGLTGLYASGLLQGRMEISNSVLQSLSGFKDLYGSMDDFLRITSQQARDKLLTDLKTQQGVLDQTLSQVGEEASGRDSLAEASRRTKDISGVVDKLWALHEQEEALHQQIDAAQKSLISTRFTVSYQAEELQTALQSDESAATVTLRTADRLLKGGDFLGTVASGFSKPQTPQDKIAFINEQMPEIIKAQRLIAISVPTNQKNVIDALAATIDGIKAIAQMPAPTDENVAELGRLVSRFRQTSTYTQLTATQKMREATQRFAELEGRIAQTNSVLQDTRRLENSVYALQIVLSDFLSNSSKDNLVRLQQQAGTLGKDMQVLTTSAKGMGFAEGISEAIQPALDAISGGGSKIVDTIGERVTAYAAARQELDQIWTKLTDFAELQKQTAGTERTQANSISVLTTGLGILLSILGGIALVLTLQRPISQITAAMRRIAEGALDTSISGEQRYDEIGDMARALGIFKENAISKIRIEEQSDEERAAAEHERQRNDAEKREMDRQIEFAVNELAAGLERMSQGDISTTIETPFIGRLEQLRQDFNGSMLRLQATMSQIRDNVELIQGNGNQMAQSAEDLSKRTEQQAASLEETAAAVDQITVTVRSSAERAKDADQIVRQAKRSADDSAVVVSNAIDAMGRIEDAARQIEQIIGVIDEIAFQTNLLALNAGIEAARAGEAGKGFAVVAMEVRELAQRSAAAAQEIKGLINKSTNEVSSGSQFVQETGTVLAKISAQIVTISQHVEMIARASHDQSNALQSVNSTVNQMDQMTQKNAAMVEETTAASRELADEADALRRLIQQFKIDGGAGEAPVYRAA